The Chlorocebus sabaeus isolate Y175 chromosome 20, mChlSab1.0.hap1, whole genome shotgun sequence genomic sequence aagattaaatgaataacATACTTAAAATAATAGCTACTATCTAGGATACATTCAATAAATGTACCAAAAGGAGATGTCACAAAGAGGGGCAAGCAGCCTGAaagtgttaaaataataaaaggaaaacaagggaGAAGAGCTaccttttaattgtattttagcTGCTCACAGcagtcttctttcctttttctttccttccttccttcttccttttaataaatacctaacatctactatgcaccaggcactgctctaagtgCAACAGATGCAAAAAGAGTACTTGCAGTGTCTGAGTAATTGCCCCGTAGACATAGGTACCACCTTGCTTAGGTCAGGTTCCACAGAAGCAGAGTGTGAAATAAGGTCTTGGTTACAGTGATTGACTAAGGAGTGCCCTCAGAGGAAAGGGAATGAGAGAAGCAGGATGGGGAAGGGGAATCACTATGCAAGAACACGGTCTTAGCTGGAGCGTAACTTCAGCCTGATCTAATGGAGGGATCTAGAATTGTGCCCTAGAGTTGGTCCCATCCTCAGACAAGAGGGGGTGGTGGCCTTTTGTACCCTTTGTGTCATTCATGAAGTCAAGTCCATCTTACATAAACTTCTATGATATGATAGTATATATTCTTCCTATTCTCCCTACTGGTTTACGATACCTTATGCCAAGAGTAAGAGGAATAACATCTAACATGATAGGGCAGTGCATGGATACCCTTTATCTTATTTGATTTTCATCATGCTTGGTAAACCCATATATCTGACTTGGTAAAtccatctatttcttttttcattaatatttttcttccttgtttcaatctatgagatgaatagaTTCCTAGATGCTGCCTAGATCAGCCACCTGGTGCTCTCATACTGTCTCTCATCTGATTGTTCTCCTCACTGTGACACCTcatcaaattctttttctttgactGTTATTGAATGACCAGCACCTAAGAGAGAGGCTTTCTGCCCAAAGCTCTGAGCAAGGCATCCTTGATCTCTTTGTTCCTCAGGCTGTATACAACAGGGTTCAGCAGAGGAGTAATAACAGTGTATGTCACAGAGATAAGTCTGTCCTACAGGGAATTTTGGGATTTGGGTTTTAAGTAGATGAAAGAGGTACAGTCATAGTGGACAATGACCACTGTGAGGTGTGAGGCACAAGTAGCAAAGGCCTTTCTCCGGCCCTCAGCTGATACAATCTTGAGGATGGTGGTGACAATTAGGACATAGGAGACTAAGATCAAGACCATGGGCAGAACAAGGGCACGGAGACTGATGAGCAAAGTAATAAATTCCTTGATAGTAGTGTCTGCACAGGTGAACTTTGTTATGGGCCGGATATCACAAAAGAAATGGGAGATGAGATTAGCATCACAGAAGGGAAGGCTGAACACAGAAGACACCTGAATGATAGCTGTGCTCAGGCCAATGCTCCAGGATCCACTTGCCAGTTGTATACAAGCCTTTTTGCCCATGATGACCGAATACCGTAGGGGCTTACAGATGACCACATAGTGGTCATACCCCATGACCATGAGCAGGAAGCAGTTATTGACACCAAAAGTGAGATATAAAAAGAACTGAGTGGCATAGCCTGGGATGGAGATGGTTTGTTGAGGACTGAGGAGACTGGACAGCATTTGTGGGATGATGACCACAGTATAACAGGTCTCAGAAATAGACAGCACACTCAGGAAGAAATACATGGGTGTGTGAAATTGATGGTTAAGACGGATAACTGTCAAGATGATAGCATTGCTGGCAAGGGTCAAAAGGTACAAGACCAAAAAGACCACAAAGAGGATGTGTCTGTGATGCCACtcaaaaatggagaaaccctCAAATGTAAACTCTGTCACAGCCATGAAATTGGGCCTTGGCATTGAGGAGAATCTGAGTCTGAAAGAGATGAGGTGGCAATGTTGAGCATCCAGGCTGGAAACACTGGGCTGGTCCAGGATGATCATCAGCCATATGCAGGCACAGAAATGGGGTGTAACTCTGGGTTTCAGATGCTCTCAACATTCAGACACGGGCAAGTGCTGAAAGACCCATCAAGGTTCTCTGGGCCCTGAGACTTGGGGACAGATGTAGTATATGTATGTTGACACGAAGCAATTATGAAAACTGAGTACAGATGCCCTTCAATGTATGATGAGGCTACATCCTGATAAGCCCATCATACGTTGAAAATATcatgttaaaaatgcatttaatacacctgactgaacatcatagcttgcCCTAGCTAAACTTAAATGTACTCAGAACACTTGCATTAGCCTACAACTGGGCAAATCACCTAAAATAAAGTCCATTTTATGATGAAGTGTTGAATATCATAGGTAATTTTTGAAtattgtactgaaagtgaaaaaccaAATGGTTGTATAGGTACATGAAGTATAAATTCTTCTGTATGCATATCATTCTCACACTATTATAAAGTCAGAGACTGTATGTATTGGAAATCCCTAACTGGTTTAACTAGATGTAGATGTAGACCAGAGAAAGCACTGAATACGTGTGCCCAGGCCTGAAACTCTACTCAGACTTACCTGGTTTAAATCAGCAATGGCACATTGCTTGTCGAAGGCCAGTGCAAAGGGACGTACCTAAAGAGTGAATGAGTTCAAGCTAAGAACAGATGGCTGTGTGAGGCACACTCCTGGGAAGTCAAGAGAGGACCATTCTCCTGTGTCCCAGGACTCTGGAGTTCCTCTCCTCAAAACCTGCTCCATCTGTGTTCAGAAGGGCTTCCATTTAGTAAGTCAAGGTAGAAAGCACTGCCTTCTCTCAAGGTTCAAATTCACAGTGGCCGGTGTCTGGAATAAGGAAGTGAGAGGAGACACCCCTTTTCTCCCGTGTGGATAGTCCAGTGTGCTGACCTAGAACATTCTGTGGTGTGTAGCCACTTCTCTTTTCAGTCTTGCTTTCTTCCAATAGCCGCAAATATCACGTGTTTAATACCCGAGTCTCCCCGTTTTGTGTGAAGGTagtttctgcttctgttttttaGTCTCTAAACACAATAAAGTCTTGGAAGGTtttttacagatttaaaataCTAGTAACTATAAGACAACAgcaatagaaacaacaaaatatttaagtTCATAGTAATCTCTGGCTTTAACCCCAGTGTAAATGGAGGGAAGCCTGAATTTCTTTGCTCGTTTCATTTGTCTCcatttgctcatctataaaatagaataataatatctacttcataGTGTTGCTATGGAGATCATATGAATTAAGGTATGTAAATTGCCAAGTGCAGTTCCTGATACATAACAGGAAAATACTACATTAAATTTCtgcttttctcccttcttccgtccttcccttccccactcgCCATAACTCTGGGTTCTACTTGTATGCTTGGCCACCCAggcatacacccacacacacacacacacaccccttatttttttttcctctctttcttttcttcatgttcGTGGATGGTTGTTGTTATTAATTTCTTCAATCCCTATTGGAAGGTCCGGTCTTTACTTTCCATACTCACTTCTCTTCCAACTCTAGATTTTGAAATGTGTGGGTATTGGGGGCAGGGTAGTCTGGAGTTAAATACCTCTGTGATCAAACTCAAGCCCCACTGACTCATATATGACCTTGGAAACAGTTCTCACCTCTCTAGGCCTCAATTTCTTCACTTGTAAGATGAAGACTGTGCTAATATCTATCTCAGAGACTGCTATGAAGAAGAGCTGAGTGGCACAATCTGGGATGGAGATGGTTTGTTGAGGGTTGAAGAGACTGGACAGCATTTCAATGGGAATACGCTGGATAAGGCATTTAGGCTTTGGAAACTTTGCCCATGATTTCTTAAGACTGATACCCAGATTATCCTttctgggtgattttttttttttttttcactatttatGCTTTTTGATTCCTAAGTTTTGTGACACAGCtgtatattcattttttccaCTTGATAATTATCTCAGGAGATAAAAGAGAGTGATGAGGGTCATGAGGTTATGAGATGAGGGCCATGAGGTCACATTTAGTTACAGAACAAGAATCCCTGCATTATCAAGTCCTGAAATGTGACTTATATATCACTGGGCAGGACAGAGGCGTATTCAGGATTTAGGAGAGTGAGACTGGAAACCAGAATTTCCAGGACTCCTATTGTACTGTGACAGACACAGCACACAGAGAATTTTCCGAAATGGAGGACTAGAAGTAAAACAGAATCTACCAGGACGTGTCAGTTAATTTATCTCCTTGATCAGTCAGATCTGGGAGTAACAAACATACAGAAAGCAGCACCAGGCTCTCCTGCACCTCTCCATTGCCCTGTCCCTTTAAGTCTGAATTGCTGGTTGCCCAAGAGGACCATTCTCCCGGGACTCTGGAATCCCTCTCCCCAAAACCACAATGACGGTCTGCAAGGCAGCAATAGCACAATCAAACACTCTGATGTCTGGGGATCTCATTATAAAAGTGGCTCATCAACAATCATACAGATAGTACTAGACAGTCTTGGTTTTTCCCACAGGAATGAAGTATTTGCATCAGCATAAGGTCCTGCACTGCTCCGTGGTTGAAGAGGACCTCATGCCTTATGATCGCATTATGGGGAGGGCCTCAGAACCCATCGTGTGTAAGGATGCAGCTTCATGAGACAAATCACTCACACTCCAGGGTCTCTCTGTCCTAACTGCTGAAGGACCAACTCTGAGGCCTCTTCAATTTGAATGTTGTGGGAACCATGACTCATTCATTTACTGATTTCTTCAGCAAATACTCGTAGAATGTCTCTCGCATGCTAGGAACATAGAATACAGCAGAAACTGGGAACACTGTACCTGTAGTGTACGCCAGTTTTGCCTGCTTTGCAGTACCTGGCCACCCCTGTGTGTTACCCACAAAAAGCTGAGCACCTTCTCCTTGAGGAAGATCAGAAGGAAGACCTTTACTGAAATAATTCCTGTagccctctctttctctctccagcaCTTAGACGATCAACTGACCCATCCTTGCTCTTCTTTTAGAAGGTGAGCCCTTTCTGAAGGTTAGAAGAGAATTGGATATCAAATCCCCCAGGATACCCTAAGACTTGGGCTCTTCAGTAATTCCTAGTTCTGGTGCTCAGTTTGTACCTATCTCTTAGAGACTCAGAAAATGGAAAGGATTTCCTTTCTGAGTACCAACatactgagaaataaatatttgaaagcagTTTATTGTGGTGTCTTTGACAAGCCAAGTAAGCTGGGAGAGACTGACAAGCATGGAAGAGTTGCCAGGCATTCAGTTCAATTCCACATAATCTCTCTTAAGGCCCTCAAACATTTACCCAacagaaactggaaatacttgAGCTCATAAGCTATTAAGATCCAAAGTCCCACAGGCAAGAGATGAATTTACGGCATATTTATGATTGCTTGAGAATGGCCAGTGTGTAACTTCATTAGGACTGTTTGAAATCCTTTAGGGAGCAGTTAAGGAAGGCTTAAAATTGGGCAGCAAGTCTTATCAAGACCTTGAAATAATCAGTTAATCTTGGGCCTTTTTTGTCAATGTCTCTTCTTTATAGTTCTCCTGGTAGCTATTTAAATATGTAGCTCTTTGAAATTAGAAATAGAATGGAATTGAAAcctatgagaaagaaaagaaaaccccaataCTGAAATTATGAACAGGAAAgtgactgactttttaaaatataagttttattGGGTGTGTATCTGAAGAAAGATGGGTTTAGAGGAAAAAGGCTAAGAAAATCTAGGATGAATGTAGGCTTTTTtctgacaaagaagaaaaatatattgacGATTACATCATCTGCACATTTTGACAACTTTGTcttttctgttctgatttttatctctcttatttatttctgttcacaTTGCATTTGGTTATGGAATATAATATTCAATACTAACAGTTGCAgatactttttgtcttttttcagactttaaatgcttttcatgttttattaacCAGTAAACATGATGCTTGCTATAGATCTCTGGCAGATATAAGGAAGTTCCCTTTTATTCCTGATTTGTTTGCAAGTTTATCATAAATGGTCTGTTAAATTTTCAACTAGTTTCTTTTCTGCATTCATTGACATAATCAtatgtttttttattctttaagttgTTAGGGATGAATTacattaatagatttttaaaatgttggctcATTCATACATTTTAAAGGAAACCCTTGCTTGATCTTTTTATGTACTGCTGATTCAGTTTACTATTTTTTCATCTATCCATTATTGGCCGATAATTATCTTTTCCTACTTGGCTATTTTTGGTATGAAAGATTTGCAATTAGCAGCCTCTTTAAATGCTGGCAAAATCTCACACCTTTCTATCCTCCGAGCATGATGTtgtttttcatgtctttgtttttggAAAGAGTAGGTTTTTCACTActagcatttccttttttatggGGTTTTTATTCTagtacattttctatttcttgtctaATTATGGTAATATATCCTTTTCTCCAAATCTGCCCTTTttatataccttttaaaaataaattcatatatagtTGTTCAAAATATGCTTTTATAAGTATTTTGTTCCTCTGTGTCTGTCCTTGTATCCTACTTTATATTGTTTCTTGTGTCTCTTTGATTTTTGTTGATCATGGTTGTCAGgagtttcatttctaattaatCTCTTCAGCTATCCAAacgtaaaaaataaaatttctatggttttagttttctttatttttgcatttaaattcatcataattatttgtttttacctTCTCTAGATTTGCTActctttttgaaactttttgaatttaaatattcatttattattttccagtACATATATAAAGCagttctgagaactgctttggaTGTATGTCATTAGTTTTGTAGTCTTTTTGTGAAGTCCTagtagtatatatttaaaaattttatttttctttcttctttacctcatagtttatttagatatttatgtTAAGAGAATAAGCTTAATACAGGAGTCAAGAGCACTTGTGTCTCTCTGACACTCACTAACCAAATAACCTTGGACGTATTGCTCaatctctctgtgcttcaattttatttgtatattgagaggaataatagtacctatctcaaGCAATATTAAAGACTGAATGAGTAAATATTTCaaagtgcttagaataatggctaaCATACAATAAATGCTATGTATGTGTTTATTAACTATCTATGATGTATATAGACCTTTGAAGGAGGTTAATGGAGAAGAGTTTGGCTACTTCTTTTTTGgttgatttcttattttattgcattgtgggccatgaaaaaaatatttacgtAATATCAATATTGAGACATCCTTTGGGATCAAAAGAGTGAACATTCTCTTTGTGAAGGTTTGAGTTTTAGATTAGGTTTGTTAATTATTGCTACAGCTCTTTTAAGTCCTACTGAACCATTGAATGTTTTgttagtttcagaaaaaaaaaatgtgttatctCCAGCTGTGTGTTTGTCAGTTTATCCTAgtagttttatcagtttttgcaTAGTACATTTTGAAACTAAGTTGTTGGGAGCTTATACATTCATAAATGGAATATCTTCCTGGTGAATTATTTTATCAACATCATAAGTTCCTTAGTTGTTTgcactttaaattatattttgtttgttatgAGCAATAttatatcaattttctttttgttttcatttgcttgaaTACCATTTTCAGCCTctttattttccaactttttgtcattttaatatacatttaaaaaattaaagtagcaGGTTGTAAAAATTCAGTCTGAGAGCCTCTGTGTTTCCATGAATTAGCTTAATCCATTCACATTTattgtaattaaataaatttttgaatattacttacatcatgttttatattttttatttactatgtTTTCCCAATTTCTACTTGTTTCTTAGCCAACCTTTTggttaattgtttttaaaaatttgtttccaTTGTTCACTATGCACACTAAGCAGTTAGATATCcaccatttctatttctccagcAGTCATCCTTAATTTTtagagtttaattttatttttgctaaataaTCCAAATATAGAATTCAAGATGTGAAATAGtactacattattttaaaagttagttaTTATCCACACATAATTCTTGATTTTTGGAGGCAGCCACTTTCAGTTCTTTTACCTGTTTCTTATGTTATGCATCTTTATGTTTCTGCTATATTGTATAAAATATGCACATAATGATATTTCTTGATGTCTAAATGTTAGGCATTATCTCTTGACTTCCTAGCTCATTTACAACACCATCTCTGTGCACATGAACACAAATACACCCACATAATTATCCTGTCATCCTTTCAgtaaaaattaaatctattttcagtaCATACATTATTATGATATGAACATATTTTTCACAACTGAACTGTGCAGCTTACTATAAGTGCATATCTCTTCCTTTACAATtattttcttgctaattttttgtaacatAACTCTGTTATTAAGTTTTCAAGTATCTTGAATCAATCCTCAAACTCTCCATCAGAACTATAAAGCCTTTTCTCTATAGATACAGTTAGATACAGTCAAATACATGAGATAATCTCTCCaggtcatatttatttatttatttatttatttaggattctagttattttattttttttctttttggcctaATACTACCATTCTGAAGTTCTTTACTCTCCTGCAATCTGGATCTGATTGTTCTCTAGGACTGCTACAGGATTATAGTGCTGGAGTTTTTCCTCACCAACATGCTAGAATGTTCTTGCCCCTCGCCTATGTTAGTTTTCCTGCTTTCTGGATCCCTCATTTTGATGGAGAACCTCTTCAATAACTATCTGAGAACAAGAAAATGGGATGGAAACTTTTTGAAATGTCCACTTCTCtaaatatgtgtttattgtaTCCACATATGTTGTATGTTGTTGGATGTATTAAtctcttttagaaatatttttataacacagTTTTGAAGGcattatttcattgtttaccaGCTTCTAGTGTAATTATTGAAAAGTTTAATTCCATTTGAAATCTCAGTCTTCTAATACGatgtatttttctccctttttttgtcTGGAAACTCttagcatttttctttatccCTAAAATTTTGGTGTAACATGATGGTACTCTTCAGTGTGtgctcctttcttattttctttcttgctctgtTAGTTACTCAATCTGGAAATGTATATTCTTCAGTATTTTGAAATACTGTTTTCCTTgatgtttttcttcctctattttcttGTTTGGAACTCATATTTGTTGGACATTGTACCTCTTCTACCAATCTTCACATTATTTtgtctcttatttccttttttctctttctattatattttctagAAGGCTTCCTCAAAATTATCTTccaatttgttaatttattattgaaagaaatggtcttattttctaaagttttctttttgtagaagCCTGTTTTTATTTCATGGACACACTCAGTTCTTTCATCTCATTGAGGATATCAAACACGTGTGCatacacatcatatatatatacacatacatacacatacgtgTATttcaatatacatatatgtatacttatatatttatttatttatttatttattattatactttaagttctaaggtacatgtgcacaatgtgcaggtttgttatgtatgtatacatgtgccatgttggtgtgctgcacccattaactcgtcatttacattaggtatatctcctaatgctatccctgccccccCTACTCCCCCTccacccacaacaggccccagtgtatgatgttccccttcctgtgtccaagtgttcccattgttcaagtctcacctataagtgagaacatgcactgtttggttttctgttcttgtgatagtttgctgagaatgatggtttccagctgcatctatgtccctagaagggacatgaactcatccttttttatggctgcatagtattccgtggtggatatgtgccatattttcttaatccagtctgtcactgatggacatttgggttgattccaagtctttgctattgtgaatagtgccgcaataaacataggtgtgcatgtgtctttatagcagcatgatttataatcctatggatatatacccagtagtgggatggctgagtcaaatggtatttctagctctagatccttgaggaatcgccacactgtcttccacaatagttgaactagtttgcagtcccaacaacagtgtaaaagtgttcctatttctccacatcctctccagcacctgttgtttcctgagtttttaatgatcgccattctcactggtgtcagatggtatctcattgtgattttgatttgcatttgtctgacggtgagtgatgatgagcattttttcatgtgtctgttggctacataaatgtcatcttttgagaagtgtctgt encodes the following:
- the LOC103223755 gene encoding olfactory receptor 10J4 translates to MPRPNFMAVTEFTFEGFSIFEWHHRHILFVVFLVLYLLTLASNAIILTVIRLNHQFHTPMYFFLSVLSISETCYTVVIIPQMLSSLLSPQQTISIPGYATQFFLYLTFGVNNCFLLMVMGYDHYVVICKPLRYSVIMGKKACIQLASGSWSIGLSTAIIQVSSVFSLPFCDANLISHFFCDIRPITKFTCADTTIKEFITLLISLRALVLPMVLILVSYVLIVTTILKIVSAEGRRKAFATCASHLTVVIVHYDCTSFIYLKPKSQNSL